Genomic DNA from Nicotiana tabacum cultivar K326 chromosome 21, ASM71507v2, whole genome shotgun sequence:
AGTCGCATTCAATGAATGAAGTCGCATTTATTGACTACGATTAAGTAGTGTCATCGGTATATATAGCACTAGTAAATTTAtagccaaaaataaaataaaaattgaagcAATTATACatttaagtttttatttttatttttttatactatGCAAGGGTTTAACACCGCTGATATTTTGAAAGAaagttttcccaaattttcttcTGCTAAACAGCCACTGCTCCTCTCATTAACCTCTGATTTGATTCCTCCTCAAGCTCTTTCATTTATTCAGTCGTTGCTTCTTCCTCTAAATTACTTTGTTACCGGTAAGCATTCATGTTTATTTTTGGGAATTTCCCCCCTTCGTTTTTGTTTGTGTTTTTTCCCTCTGAATACGAGGAAATAAGGGTTTTGGTTTATATACTTATATTTTTTTGATGACCGGCAAATTCGTTGAGCTTCGAAACTCAGGATAATGTGTCTGTTTCTACACTAACGCACATgaaatgtttgataaaatgtccaTTAGGAAAATCTTACCTACTGCTTTGAAAGATTTCTCAATTCTATGGCAGTCTGTATAAAAATGCAGCCTGGTGCACGAAGTATCTTACGTTCACGCAGGGTTCGAGGATAGGCCACACCCCTTGATTATGTAGGAAGGCTACCCTGATATAAGTGCCAATAGCTTATTCCACCGCTCGAACCTCTTATAGGTCACACGAAGACAACTTTACCATTGCTCCAAAGCTCCCCTTTATTGTGGCACTCTGGATAGTAATCCTAATTGCAAATTTTCAGTAGCATAATTAGTCAAATTTAACCAATATAATCTACAACAAACAAATTCTGAGGTTGCTTTGAAGTATTTAGTGTGTGTGATTGTTAAAATTAAGAAGTAATAAAAGTAGTCCCAAGTCTTAGTTCAAGTGTCAAAGGTTAAGTGACCATTTAGCCCTGCGTTATGCAATCTAAGCTTGGTATTAAGTGCAGATAGGTAGAGCTGGCAGGCCCATCATCCAGTTTTAAGACTGCAATTGGTCCTAAGGGTTGGCCCCATATGGATTTTTTTGGTCATGCTTAATTCTTCTAGACCACATTTGAGTATTTTTGAAACTTATGCCTTAACATTTGTACCTTTTGAATTGAATGTTTGTCCTATGAAGAAGGTTCATCAGCTTTACATCCTGTTACTTCttttaaagcaaaaaagaaaaaaaaacagctTTAATCTTGTCATATTAAATGCATCTGCCTTTAAAAAGAGACTCAATTATATCTTAACCTTTTTTTCTCAGCCATAATAATCAGTTAGTAGAAAGTacattatacaaaaattatcaagcAAATAATATTTCGATAATTGAAATAATGAAGAAAATTGCCAAGGAGAATAAAGATAGTGAACAAACTTGTCCTTCTTTTCTACTAGGCTAAACTTGTCCTTCTTTTCTACTTTCCTCCGTTCTTTGTCACACTATGATCATAACTATTTCCTAATCTAGAATAATAGTTTGCATAAGACCGAAGCATTGTAACAAGGTCCCGTAGGAAGTGTTAAAAGCTAAAAGCAGAGCTTGGACCATTGGGCTAAAGATAATACTGATTTGATTATCTGTGTCACGACCCGACGAGGGCCATGACTGGTGCTAAGTCAATCTTGAGATTGTATTTTGGCTTGTGTTAGTGATAGCGTAGCTTGAAGCTTATGCAGTTGTTGTGGGAGCTTGTGGCTTGAGATTGTCAGTACTTTCTAAACTTAGCATGTTAGAATTGCTAGTGCTCACGTGTTGATTGAAGGCTGACATGGTTAAAGTTTTGGTTTGCTCCCGGTACAGAGGAGACTTTGCCGGATTTTTAATATTGCAAATAAGTTAGTCTTGCTCATCTGATAAAATTGAAATGATATAGAGAAGATTAGCATGGCCCTCATCGGGTCGTGGCAATCTGCTTTAATAATGTTGTTTGGGAAGTTTAGCTCACTTGGCCAAATTTGTTAAAGgaatattttacattttttagatgTATGTCTAATGCAGTTTTGTGAAGAGCGTGAAGCAAGGAAAAACGACAAGCCCCTTTTCACTTAAAGcgaagcgagaagcgaagcgctcTCTTTTTCGAAGTAAAgtggaattttaaaaaaaaattaaaataaatactgcATATACAACACATGTAACTGTAAGcaaatgttcaatacttcaatgtAAAAGCTAAAGAGTAGCATCAAtgaaagcacaaaatgagcatccTATTCTTCTGCAAGATTGTCAAATTCTTGTATTCCGCTATCATTATTATATTGCTcgtcatctttttctttttcttcatcaaCTAGGGACAAAGTAGCTGCTTTTCCCCCTTCCTCTATGAGCTTGAAGTTGAAGTACTCCCCCTCAAACCATAAATCCTCTCCCCAATTCCACGTGCCTCCGCAACATCATCCCAAGTGAAATTAGAAGTTTCCTCAAATACTTCTTCATCTGCATGATCTTCCGGGACTCCAGTTAGCCTTTCATTAGCATCATCGATGTTGTCCAAACTAATTGGATCAATTATATTGCGACCGTTGTAACGACGCCTCAATGTTCTATTGTACTTAATGAAGACTAGATCATTGAGACACTTCAAGGTTAGTTTATTCCTCTTTTTGGTATGAATCTGCAATTACTAAGTAATTAGTAGATTAGGACAattgagatataatttaattatctcaAACACGCTCCAATTCTTTTCACACCCGGATGAGCTACAAGTTAGACTTAGAACTTTGATGGCAAACTTTTGTAATTCTGGAGTGGAATGGCCATATTGCTTCCACCATTCAACGGTAGAAGTAGaacaaatatttaaaacataatatttgTAAAGAAATAACTTATCAAGTATAAAGTAACATATAAGCACTCGCTCACCTGGTGACTTCGTCTTTCTTTGTCTAATAGCCatgttttttccaaaaagttgCTCAACATTCCTATAAGTACTAAATTGCTCTGTTATTTTATCTTGCTCGGATTCTTCAGGTATCAACTTCTCAATACATTCAATGTATACATTCCACAATTTTGCATCTCCTATAATCCTCTCTTCATTGTCATAAAATAGTTCTGGGTTCAAAACAAGTCCAGCTGCATGCAAAGGGCGATGAAGCTGATTTATCCACCTTTTATCTATGATCTCAAAGACTCGTTTATATTCTTTTGATCACTAAATAAGTCTCGAATAGCCTCTTTTGCCCCATCCATTGCTTCGTAAAGGTAGCCCATTGGTAGTTTTTGCTCCCCATCGACCACTAAAGGAGAATTCGCCAAGATATTGATGATCATTTTGTCATTTTTTGCCGTccatttatccatcataatggaacaaccaaacttgttccattcTACTTTTTGTTATCCTCCACAATTTTGTTAGTCTCTTCCACCTCTTTTTTTAGATATGGACCTCTAACTTCATGATAAGTTGGAGGCTTTATTCTTGGACCATATTGGCCTACGGCCTCAATAAAAGCAGAAAAAGTATCAGtataattaacacaattaaaaGGAAGACCTGCATCGTACATCCACCACGCAAACATTGCAACTGCACGATCCCTCAAAATCGCTTTGGCATTAATTTGACGATTACCACTTTTCCCTGCCATATCTCTTATTTTTTGCGGGAAATAACAATCCATAGGACCTTTAGTCTTACCCGTAGGTCTACAACTTGAAGACATTGTTTGTATGATTTTAACGGAAGCGACAAACCATCGTCACCTTCTTCTAtttcatcatcgtcatcatcaagATTATGCACTTGTTCATGATGCATTTGAGTCTTTAATTCTTTTTTTGAAGGTATGCTTTCATTTCTTCCTTTACATGCGTCGGAACTTTAGTAAAAGATGCGATGTTTGGATCACCATCGATGAGATGGAATTTTTGACGATAAATTCCCCCATTTGAAATCTTGTCACAAAAAAAGACATGTAATTGTCGTCTTGTTGGTCTCGCTAGCTCTTATAGAAAGTCCAAGCCGGGTCTTTCCTATTTTCTTTTGGTGCCATTGAAACAACTGAATAAGACAAAAAAAATGGCAGTAAGAACTAGAACAAAAGCTGAAgaactgaaaaataaataaattggggAGCATTTCACTGCAATTTTAAGGACTGAAacgaaaataaaaagaagaagaagagaatgagaaaaagaagatcgaaagaaaaaaaaatttggcaGCATTTCGGTGCTATTTTAAGACAAACAGTGaaagaaaaaggaggaggaggaggaggaagaggaggatgCTTTGTGCTGTTGCTCGATGATATTTCGAAAAAAgacagtttttttatttttagcgtTGGCAGTCACTTAAAATACTGAAGCGCTCGCTACTGTCACTTCTCGCTTCAATCGCGCTTCTCGCTTTTTGGCAGAAGCGCACGCTTCATCTCACCTGCTACGCCTCACAACATAGAAGCGACCCTGTGCCCGCCTCGCTTTGCTTCGCGCTTTAAGCGCTGAAGCGAGCGCTTTTCACAACACTGGTCTAATGTCTTTTATTTCAATTGATGCAGGATGGATGAAATTTGCATCTATATTGCTTACAATGGCAGATGGACTACTAATAACAAGTATTTGGATCATGAGACCAAATTAATTCTTGTAAATGATGAAATAACCTTTGAAGTTCTTGTTGAAAAGATTTTTCAGGTTCTAAAACTGAAAAGGAGTGAGATTGAAGTCAATATTTGGTTTGATACGAAGCTAGAAACAAGCAAAGGAATGTTAGTAACAAACGACAATGAAGTTACTACTTGCATCTTCTTGGTGAAAAATAATTCCAATTTCAAGACTGCCCGTTTCATTGTTGATATCGCGGAAAGGAATTCTTTGTCAGCAAATAGTTCAAAAACAGAATTATGCAATAACATCGTACATGAAGAAGTAAATATTAGTATTCCACAAGAGGAAGGAGTATGGGAAATGCATATTGGAGATAAAGCATTGATACTGGTTGAACCAGCAATGGCGCCTGAACCTCTGACAAGAAGAAAATTAACTGAGGAAACTGGACATACATCAAATGGTAGGAATGTAAGAAAAAGATCGGCCAGTAAAAGAGGCGATTTGCGAACTATGGTTTTGAGCGAAGATGCTTCATTGGATGAAATAGTTGTTGGATCTATGTTTGAGGACAAAGAGAGTTTGAAAAAATGTTTTTCAAATAATGCTATTAAGTACCAGTTCAATTTTAAGGTCTATAGATCGAGCAAAACAAGGTATTGTCTGAAGTGTTATGATGACGAATGCAGTTGGTATTTGCATTCTGCACAGGTCCATGATTCTGCATTATTCAAGATTACTAAGTTTGAGAAAAACCATAGTTGCCCTGTTGATGTAACTGACCAGCGACATGCAACATCAAAGGTCATATCCGATTACATCAATGAGCTATTACATGACAATAAAGTAGAAATCAAACCAAGGTTTGTGGtagaagaaatgagaaagagatATGGACTGAGCATTAGTTATCACAAAGCATGGCGTGCAATACAATTAGCTCTTGGCATGACAAGCAGAAGTCCAGAAAAGGATTATCAGACCCAAAACTAATAGGGTCTAACAAAAGTGTAGCACACTATGTGTTGTTCTCCAATTTGGACACTACCTACTCGAAATTTAACCTCTCTACAAAGAGAAGTGCGGTGAGTTTCATTTTACCAACTTCTTTGTGTTTcctttttaatattatagtttgaCAAAATGTGTTTCTGGCACATGCTTTCTTTTCCCCTGCTTTGTGCATAATtattgttttggtgttgtttttcaagatcattgttattgttatttatgCTGTGATCTTTTTTGTCCTCAAATTCTTTGCTCCATACAACTACTTAGTATtgaaatacaagttaattgaAGTCCCACCAAGGGAAGAAAAGATTTAGAAGACATAATAGGAATTACAACGTGTTAATACTCATCCTTTGGTAATTTATGCAGAACCAGTTGCAGATATAGAGCCCGTTGGTGAGCTGAATTTAAGCACTTCTTAAGTGGTGCAGTGTATTCAAAGGCACTCTTAAAGCGCGCTTAAGCcgtgaagcgaggctcaaaacatgttgagcacTTCGCCTCGCAGGCACTTCAGTCTCATCATCAagctctaaggcatacttttccttgccaataaGCGTAACCCTGAAGAGGCGAGAAGGGATACTAAATAaatgatatttcactttatcgtaattctttttcaatttctttgtccatatatttgttattcacaCTTATAATTATTAGTCTTGGACTGCACATACATTTTATGTTTTTTTCTCCATTTGCGCCTTTCTTCGTTAAAGCCCAtgctttatttgcgctttgcgcttaaagccccaataaaccttagagcttttttgcgcttctCGCCTTTCATAACACTGAAGTGGTGTTGCGCTTAAAACACCAACATACtttagagcttttttgcgcttttcgcctttcATAACACTGAAGTGGTGTAGTTGAATTTATGAAAAAGTAGTTAAATGTTTGGATAGAAGTGGTGAAATTGAAAATAAGCCGTTGTTATGTTTGGAAAAAAAGAATGCCGATAAGCACTTCTCTTGTTAAAAGTAGTTAGCTGTGTTTCTGAAGTTTGATGCTTAGTTAAATGTGTTACCTGATCATCCAActcctcttctcttctcttctctttacTATTTCCAAGTtcatttctattttgtttttctcAAGTTAATATGACCATTATACCATGGTGGCACGATCATGAAATACCAAGTACCACGCTCAATGGTTAGTAtttatgttgctcggactctccgaaaatgttgTTGGGTACGTGTCGGATTCTCCAAAAGCAGTGTATTTTTGGAGAATCTGACACGGATGCGGCAATATTTTGGAGAGTATGTGCAACATAGGTTAGTATATGTGCAAGTCTGTGAACTGCGCCTGAATGTGCAAGGGAGTGGCAGAAAATCGTCTGTGGACATGGAATTCATTTTGAGATGGGAAACACTTCGTTGAACAAATGTTTCATTCTTTGAGTCGATATGGAAAAAAAGGAGTTGATACAGATGGACTTATATTGATAGTACATTGATCTTACATGTGTTTTCATATATGGTGCAATgtctatttgaaattgataattttgAACCTTTTACATTGTTGTATTAATTTGCAATTTGCATTTCAATTTACCAAGTCATTGTATTATATAGATATTATTTTAGCTAATCAGTTGTGCCTGAGGAATATTTTATTCTCACCATTGTCAGTTGGAAGAGCAATGTCAACtttaaaatcatattttcctgTCGTGGTGCCATAACGTAAGCAAGgacagcccggtgcacaaagcatctcgTGTTCATGCAGGGTCTAGAGAAAGGGCGCACCCCAAGAGAGTGTAATGTAGGCAGCCTATCCTGATGCAAGCATGCTGATTCCACGGTTCGAGCTCGTGACCAATATGTTATACGATACAACTTGACCGTTGCTCCGAGGCTCCTCTTCCCATAACGTAAGCAAGACAAAGCTAATTTGCATCAAATACAATATTCATTATTCTTCCTTTGTATTTAAGCATTTACTATTGTTTCTATGAGACATTGTCTTATGACTTTTATCGCCAACTATATTCACTTAAAGCGAGCATAATATGTTCAACGTGTAGCGAAGTTTTTTACAAAAATTGATTAAACTCCTTTAAATATTATTTCCTTGTGTCTGGTTTGTTTTCTTTATGAAGTAATGGAGTTACATGGTTTTTGTAATTTAATCATATCATAATTAAGATATTATCTACTAAATCAGATATTAGCTACAAGCTTTTATTTAGGAGGGCTTACTCTACCACCTGAGTTAAAAGGGCCTTTTTAATTTAAAATCCGGAAATATTTGCTATGTGGATAAAATATTTATATGTCTAATGGCTCATTATTGAGTAACAAAATGGATTTACCTAGGAAGTTGGACTATTAAGATTGGTTTGGCCACACTTGACAGCTTAAAGTATGATTTTTCTATTTCACTATCTGATATCCGATATATAATATTGACTAATTTGAATTTGCATAATGTAAAGTTTATTAAAGGAGAAGTGCTGTCTACCCTACTTAGATGCCTTAAGTATGAATTGAGTAGGCAAAATAGCCTAATATATACTTGTACTTGCATCGTTTTAACATCCCTGCTTCtgtatttcataaattttcatcCCGACACTTTAACTTATCAAAACAGATCTTTTAAATACTTCTGACCATTGACCAAGCTT
This window encodes:
- the LOC107782890 gene encoding uncharacterized protein LOC107782890, with the translated sequence MDEICIYIAYNGRWTTNNKYLDHETKLILVNDEITFEVLVEKIFQVLKLKRSEIEVNIWFDTKLETSKGMLVTNDNEVTTCIFLVKNNSNFKTARFIVDIAERNSLSANSSKTELCNNIVHEEVNISIPQEEGVWEMHIGDKALILVEPAMAPEPLTRRKLTEETGHTSNGRNVRKRSASKRGDLRTMVLSEDASLDEIVVGSMFEDKESLKKCFSNNAIKYQFNFKVYRSSKTRYCLKCYDDECSWYLHSAQVHDSALFKITKFEKNHSCPVDVTDQRHATSKVISDYINELLHDNKVEIKPRFVVEEMRKRYGLSISYHKAWRAIQLALGMTSRSPEKDYQTQN